One genomic window of Deltaproteobacteria bacterium HGW-Deltaproteobacteria-6 includes the following:
- a CDS encoding ATP-dependent DNA helicase produces the protein MIDYEKELNPEQYRVVTEQGGPLLVLAGAGSGKTRTLTYRVAHLLESGVRPESILLATFTNKAAHAMLNRVESLVHCYTGKIMGGTFHSIAHRFLRSYAFRLGYNNSFSIVDSEDARQIIGSAMAELKIDTKLTKFPKNNIIAEMISLALNTEATLEEVIASRYPFFLHLSPDIHQIACLYEQKKKDLSVMDFDDLLVNCRRLLREHPDILQTLSQRFQYVLVDEYQDTNIIQADMVDLLASGHRNLMVVGDDSQSIYSFRGANFENIIQFPERYPDCKIFKLETNYRSTPEILHLANLSINNNENQFPKALKAVRSKGMRPVMVSAQNVLKQADFVAQRITELTRSGVPFCEIAVLYRAHYHSMEVQMEFVRRDIPFDIRSGIRFFEQAHIKDVTSYMRVLVNPHDELAWRRLLMMYPKIGKVTFEKIWSRLNKQDNPLETFLTDAFLKSAPKPAQNGVGLCRDTLLVLLSLDVPDRVPEKIIDLLLNKGDYRTYLQDNYSDASAREEDLIQLGNFAAKFERMDDFLNELALLTNMSKEEEIEERQEDKVILSTIHQAKGLEWSYVFLIWCADGMIPLQRALKEPGGEEEERRLFYVAVTRAKDQLYLSSPVLDYTRSAGTLTLSPSRFISEIAPLSLKDEQRPFEQWTLFDDY, from the coding sequence ATGATTGACTATGAAAAAGAGCTGAACCCCGAACAGTACCGCGTTGTCACAGAACAAGGCGGGCCGCTGCTTGTCCTTGCCGGGGCAGGAAGCGGAAAGACGAGGACACTGACCTACCGGGTGGCGCATCTTCTGGAATCCGGCGTGCGGCCGGAAAGCATTCTGCTTGCGACTTTTACCAATAAAGCCGCCCATGCCATGCTCAACCGGGTGGAGAGTCTTGTCCACTGTTACACCGGAAAAATTATGGGCGGCACGTTTCATTCCATTGCCCATCGGTTCCTCAGAAGTTACGCTTTTCGTCTCGGTTACAACAATAGTTTCTCCATCGTGGATAGTGAAGATGCCCGCCAGATTATCGGATCGGCGATGGCTGAATTAAAGATCGACACCAAACTGACCAAATTCCCCAAGAATAATATTATTGCGGAGATGATCAGTCTGGCGCTGAACACCGAAGCAACGCTGGAAGAGGTGATTGCCTCACGCTATCCTTTCTTTTTGCATTTAAGTCCGGACATTCATCAGATTGCCTGCCTCTATGAGCAGAAGAAGAAAGATTTATCGGTGATGGATTTTGATGATCTGCTAGTCAACTGCCGCCGATTGCTTCGGGAGCACCCCGATATTCTACAGACGCTTTCCCAGCGATTTCAATATGTGCTGGTGGATGAATATCAGGACACCAACATTATTCAGGCGGATATGGTCGATCTGCTGGCTTCCGGCCACCGCAACCTGATGGTGGTGGGAGACGACTCACAAAGCATTTATTCTTTTCGCGGTGCGAATTTCGAGAACATCATTCAGTTTCCCGAGCGTTATCCCGACTGTAAAATATTCAAGCTGGAGACCAACTACCGCAGTACGCCGGAGATCCTGCATCTGGCCAATCTGAGTATCAATAACAATGAAAACCAGTTTCCCAAAGCCCTGAAAGCCGTTCGCAGCAAAGGAATGAGGCCGGTCATGGTTTCCGCGCAAAACGTTTTAAAACAGGCGGATTTCGTCGCGCAAAGGATTACGGAGCTCACCCGCAGCGGCGTGCCGTTTTGCGAGATAGCCGTGCTCTATCGCGCTCATTATCATTCGATGGAAGTGCAGATGGAATTTGTGCGGCGGGATATTCCTTTCGACATCCGTTCCGGCATCCGCTTTTTTGAGCAGGCGCATATCAAGGATGTGACATCCTATATGCGGGTATTGGTTAACCCGCATGATGAACTGGCCTGGCGAAGGCTTTTGATGATGTATCCCAAAATAGGCAAGGTCACCTTTGAAAAAATATGGAGCCGGCTTAATAAACAGGATAATCCCCTGGAAACCTTTTTGACCGATGCGTTTTTGAAATCCGCGCCCAAGCCGGCGCAAAACGGTGTCGGGCTGTGCCGGGACACTCTGCTGGTACTGTTATCGCTGGATGTTCCCGATCGAGTGCCTGAAAAAATCATTGATCTGCTCCTGAACAAAGGCGACTACCGGACGTATCTGCAGGATAATTATTCCGATGCGTCAGCGCGGGAAGAAGACTTAATCCAACTGGGAAATTTTGCGGCCAAGTTTGAAAGGATGGATGACTTTTTGAACGAACTGGCGCTACTCACCAACATGTCCAAGGAAGAAGAAATAGAAGAACGTCAGGAAGACAAGGTTATCTTAAGCACGATCCACCAGGCCAAAGGTCTGGAATGGTCTTATGTCTTTTTGATCTGGTGCGCTGACGGCATGATACCCCTGCAGCGGGCGCTCAAGGAGCCGGGTGGAGAAGAAGAGGAAAGAAGGCTTTTTTATGTGGCCGTGACCAGGGCAAAGGATCAGCTCTACCTTTCTTCTCCCGTTCTGGACTATACCCGGTCAGCAGGCACGCTGACGCTCAGTCCGTCGCGGTTTATCAGCGAAATTGCGCCACTGTCGTTAAAAGACGAACAGCGCCCGTTTGAGCAATGGACGCTGTTCGATGATTATTAA
- a CDS encoding adenylate kinase translates to MRIILLGAPGAGKGTIAKLLEEFDGSVQISTGDILRSAVKEGNALGKKAKEYMDRGDLVPDSLIMDIMEARLQEPDCRKGFILDGFPRTIPQAEELKKLLAKLNIKMDFVANLEVPRDVILERLTTRRTCCNPACQAIYNIRNNPPQEDGACKLCNHQTIQRADETEEAITNRLEIYNQKTAPLIGYYEKEGLLKNFLSLIASDTIAEIKKSLKV, encoded by the coding sequence ATGAGAATAATATTATTAGGCGCACCGGGAGCCGGCAAGGGCACGATAGCCAAGTTGCTTGAAGAATTTGACGGATCCGTACAGATATCCACCGGCGACATTTTGCGATCTGCCGTCAAGGAAGGGAATGCCCTTGGGAAGAAAGCAAAAGAATACATGGATCGGGGAGATCTCGTGCCTGATTCTCTGATTATGGACATTATGGAAGCAAGGCTGCAGGAACCGGATTGCCGGAAGGGATTTATTCTGGATGGTTTTCCGCGGACGATTCCACAGGCGGAAGAACTGAAGAAATTGCTGGCCAAACTCAATATCAAGATGGATTTTGTCGCCAATCTGGAAGTGCCGCGCGATGTTATTCTGGAGCGGCTGACCACGCGCAGAACCTGCTGCAATCCGGCCTGTCAGGCGATTTACAATATCAGAAACAATCCGCCGCAAGAAGACGGCGCCTGCAAGCTGTGTAATCACCAGACCATTCAGCGAGCCGATGAAACGGAGGAGGCCATAACCAATCGTCTGGAGATATATAATCAGAAGACGGCGCCGCTTATCGGATATTATGAAAAAGAAGGTTTGCTGAAAAATTTTCTGTCGCTTATTGCCTCCGACACAATTGCGGAAATTAAAAAATCCCTGAAAGTCTGA
- a CDS encoding glutamine cyclotransferase, whose protein sequence is MIRKEWRERSGKDREIFRWTVIAFFIALSVFPSCPVFAGNNLSQSMQLSTVLKTRVPIASVEVKNAYPHDTGAFTQGLFFYQGYFYESTGLNDKSTLVRKEVITGKILQEIRIPPEYFCEGIVLFKNKIYQLTWQNETVLIYDARSFREIRKIKYHGEGWGLTSDGKYLLMSNGSSNITFHDPDSFKVVRKIQVRDGNAEVGKLNELEFIKGEIWANIYMEDLIVRISPKNGRVNGWIDLSALRSYLPMNARVDVINGIAYDAKEDRIFVTGKYWPKVFEIKLSR, encoded by the coding sequence ATGATCCGAAAAGAATGGCGTGAAAGGTCCGGTAAAGATAGAGAGATATTCAGGTGGACAGTCATCGCTTTTTTCATTGCACTATCTGTATTTCCGTCATGCCCGGTTTTTGCCGGAAACAATCTGTCGCAATCGATGCAACTTTCAACCGTATTGAAAACCAGAGTTCCGATTGCATCTGTCGAAGTTAAGAACGCATATCCCCACGATACCGGCGCCTTCACGCAGGGATTGTTTTTTTATCAGGGATATTTTTATGAATCAACCGGACTTAACGACAAATCAACGCTTGTCCGGAAAGAGGTGATAACCGGGAAAATATTGCAGGAGATCAGAATTCCTCCCGAGTATTTTTGCGAGGGGATTGTTTTATTCAAAAATAAAATTTATCAACTGACATGGCAGAATGAAACCGTTTTGATTTATGATGCAAGGTCTTTCCGGGAAATCAGAAAAATAAAATATCACGGAGAAGGTTGGGGATTAACCTCCGACGGCAAATATTTGCTGATGAGCAATGGTTCATCGAACATCACGTTTCATGATCCGGATTCGTTTAAAGTGGTTCGGAAAATCCAGGTCCGTGACGGTAATGCCGAGGTGGGCAAACTCAATGAATTGGAGTTTATCAAAGGCGAAATCTGGGCCAACATATATATGGAAGATTTGATAGTCCGGATTTCACCGAAAAACGGCAGGGTAAACGGCTGGATTGATTTATCGGCCCTCCGTTCTTACCTTCCCATGAATGCCCGGGTCGATGTAATCAACGGTATTGCGTATGACGCAAAAGAAGACCGTATTTTTGTAACGGGGAAATACTGGCCTAAAGTATTTGAAATTAAGTTATCGAGGTAA
- a CDS encoding Crp/Fnr family transcriptional regulator: protein MKFSSEDFFKICNGIPFLACLSHKELSEIESVVIVKKFLKNQVILLEEDEPSYFYFIISGKVKVIRYNEAGKELMLAIHKRYDYFGEMAILDGKTAPATIIAMDSCTIGFITRSNFIKLIMSNEKCLQKLIDLLCSRLREAWTMLNVFGFADAGDKVRAALKIFSQKFGTVGKNGTMINIKLTHKDLANFAAVSRETASRIISTMMKNGEIELIDHKYFILKQSFFNKESLL, encoded by the coding sequence ATGAAGTTCAGTTCTGAAGATTTTTTTAAAATTTGCAATGGCATTCCTTTTCTGGCCTGCCTGTCACATAAGGAACTGTCTGAAATTGAATCTGTCGTTATCGTTAAGAAATTTCTTAAAAATCAAGTTATTTTGCTGGAAGAAGATGAACCCTCTTATTTTTATTTTATTATTTCCGGCAAAGTCAAAGTCATCCGATATAATGAAGCGGGTAAAGAGTTAATGCTGGCCATCCATAAAAGATACGATTACTTCGGCGAGATGGCCATATTGGACGGCAAAACGGCTCCGGCAACCATTATTGCGATGGATAGCTGCACAATCGGCTTTATCACCAGAAGCAATTTCATCAAACTCATTATGAGCAATGAAAAATGCCTTCAGAAACTCATTGATCTCCTTTGCTCCCGCCTTCGGGAAGCATGGACCATGTTGAACGTCTTTGGTTTTGCAGATGCCGGCGACAAAGTTCGCGCGGCTTTAAAAATATTCAGTCAAAAATTTGGAACCGTCGGAAAAAACGGTACAATGATCAATATCAAGCTCACCCATAAAGATCTGGCTAACTTCGCGGCAGTTTCCAGAGAAACAGCCAGCCGGATCATCAGTACCATGATGAAAAACGGCGAAATTGAACTGATTGACCACAAATATTTCATTTTAAAACAATCATTTTTCAATAAAGAATCGCTTTTGTGA